One genomic region from Estrella lausannensis encodes:
- a CDS encoding calcium/sodium antiporter: MTLLLGLIALIGGAELLVRAASRLAALLGVPPLIIGLTIVAIGTSSPELAISIKASLTNHPDLVIGNCLGSNICNILLILGIAAIIKPLIVTREVVWTEVPIMVGAHILVLALSLNGVITRLNSLFLVICCLCYILFVIVRGWSEREPRDEELMRYSSKKIRLPVEVSKQLGYFSAGLLFCLLGAEWMTNGAVALARDLGVSELMIGLTIVAFGTSLPELVTSLLASIRGQGEIGIGNIIGSCIFNILGIIGVSGVISPQGIAVAESALLFDLPVAIACSISCLPIFFTGHRISRWEGIIFLIYYVAYISYLILSAKAHHSLPLLSFVALWFLMPLTLLTFIVIIYREWRFPRI; encoded by the coding sequence ATGACCCTTTTACTGGGACTGATCGCTTTGATCGGCGGCGCCGAACTTCTGGTAAGGGCAGCCTCTCGTCTGGCAGCCCTTTTGGGGGTGCCGCCATTGATCATCGGACTGACAATCGTTGCGATTGGCACAAGCTCCCCGGAGCTTGCGATCAGCATCAAAGCCTCCTTAACCAACCATCCGGATTTAGTGATCGGCAACTGCCTCGGCAGCAATATATGCAACATACTCCTTATCCTGGGGATAGCGGCCATTATCAAACCGCTCATCGTGACAAGAGAGGTGGTGTGGACAGAGGTACCGATCATGGTCGGGGCGCACATCCTGGTTTTAGCGCTATCCCTCAATGGAGTGATCACAAGATTGAACTCCCTGTTTTTGGTCATTTGCTGCCTTTGCTACATCCTTTTTGTCATTGTACGAGGATGGAGTGAAAGAGAGCCGAGAGATGAGGAGCTGATGCGCTACTCCAGCAAAAAAATCCGCCTGCCTGTGGAAGTTTCAAAACAGTTGGGGTATTTTTCCGCCGGACTTCTGTTCTGCCTGCTCGGCGCCGAATGGATGACGAACGGTGCTGTAGCGCTGGCGCGGGACTTGGGAGTCAGCGAGCTTATGATCGGCCTGACGATTGTCGCGTTTGGAACATCGCTACCTGAGCTGGTTACCTCCCTGCTGGCAAGCATCCGCGGCCAGGGCGAAATCGGGATTGGCAACATCATCGGGAGCTGCATTTTTAACATTTTAGGAATCATCGGAGTCTCCGGGGTGATCTCCCCTCAAGGAATCGCGGTTGCCGAATCCGCACTGCTTTTTGACTTGCCGGTGGCAATCGCTTGCAGCATATCCTGCCTGCCCATTTTCTTTACCGGGCACAGAATATCGCGCTGGGAGGGCATTATCTTTTTGATCTACTACGTGGCCTATATCAGCTACCTGATTTTATCTGCGAAAGCGCATCACTCCCTTCCGCTCCTGAGTTTTGTCGCCCTTTGGTTTCTCATGCCATTGACACTGCTCACATTCATAGTGATCATCTACCGCGAGTGGCGATTCCCCCGTATTTGA